The Candidatus Hydrogenedentota bacterium genome contains a region encoding:
- a CDS encoding YgiT-type zinc finger protein, whose protein sequence is MKCIRCRGEMKLGATPFHIDRRACHITLDAVPARVCEQCGEAYFEEKEVDAIQELVKTVEEKAGALAAAP, encoded by the coding sequence TTGAAATGCATTCGCTGTCGGGGAGAAATGAAGTTGGGCGCAACACCCTTCCATATCGACCGCAGGGCCTGTCACATCACGCTGGATGCCGTCCCCGCCCGGGTGTGTGAACAATGCGGCGAAGCCTACTTCGAAGAAAAGGAAGTGGACGCCATCCAGGAACTTGTCAAGACCGTCGAAGAAAAGGCCGGCGCTCTGGCCGCCGCCCCGTGA
- the arsM gene encoding arsenite methyltransferase — protein MSDAATLDTQDKVRAEVSKSYARAIEKTKASEGCCGQTACCGSSSAATTNVEAIGYRIDEVAELPTDAVVSSFGCGNPLAFSGVKEGDTVLDLGSGAGLDLLIARKKVGETGRVIGVDMTDAMIERARGNIAKLGYTNVEVRKGIIEKMPVESGTVDWVISNCVINLSPDKPRVFAEIARVLKPGGQMSVSDIVANDLPWWARKSMSLYASCIGGAISEEAYIAGLRQAGLTNVEVKERLVYDRDQIDMFIADMLPKFLGPTACVLQGLVQPILSRIGARIAGNIWSAKFAAAKPA, from the coding sequence ATGAGCGATGCTGCAACGCTTGATACGCAGGACAAGGTGCGCGCGGAAGTATCGAAATCGTACGCGCGGGCAATCGAGAAGACGAAAGCGAGCGAGGGCTGCTGCGGCCAGACGGCGTGCTGCGGTTCGTCAAGCGCGGCGACCACGAATGTCGAGGCGATAGGCTATCGCATTGACGAGGTCGCGGAATTGCCCACGGACGCCGTGGTGAGTTCGTTCGGGTGCGGGAACCCGCTGGCATTCAGCGGGGTGAAAGAGGGCGACACGGTGCTCGACCTGGGCTCTGGCGCGGGCCTCGATCTGTTGATCGCGCGGAAGAAGGTCGGCGAGACGGGGCGCGTGATCGGCGTGGACATGACGGACGCGATGATCGAGCGGGCGCGGGGCAACATCGCCAAACTGGGTTACACAAACGTCGAGGTGCGCAAGGGGATTATCGAAAAGATGCCGGTGGAATCGGGCACGGTGGATTGGGTGATCTCGAACTGCGTAATCAACCTGTCGCCGGACAAACCGCGCGTGTTCGCGGAGATCGCTCGCGTGTTGAAGCCGGGCGGGCAGATGAGCGTATCGGACATCGTCGCGAACGATCTGCCGTGGTGGGCGCGCAAGAGCATGTCGTTGTATGCGTCGTGCATCGGCGGCGCAATCAGCGAGGAGGCGTACATCGCGGGATTGCGGCAAGCGGGCCTCACGAACGTTGAGGTGAAGGAGCGGCTGGTCTACGACCGCGATCAAATCGATATGTTTATCGCGGACATGCTGCCCAAATTCCTGGGCCCGACGGCGTGCGTACTGCAGGGACTCGTGCAACCGATCCTGTCGCGCATTGGCGCGCGTATCGCCGGGAACATATGGAGCGCGAAGTTCGCTGCGGCCAAGCCCGCGTAA
- a CDS encoding phosphotransferase, producing the protein MTAAVDSLDILAQVIRDHYDLGRVDKPTVMPAAHQRRHRKLIVNTAIGQFLCKTYKRDPFVLDALRFQHRLSDHLATSGIPVAKIQRTSKGTRIVEMNTWALELQEFVEGEPMLVSKETLAISAETLGKFHQVCRDFPRPERDTTMWRFSEVPRQAFATLYGLAKQEGNVDAVNQHCNRIALFLRDAGEALSLDNRGRFETGLIHGDWHSGNLIFKGHRLSAVVDLEFAGDGCYLEDLSYAISNLCVRTTMRPERLAKRVDELLDHYQRYRTLSYYEEAALYYAVGVKHIATVSFQIQQQGSVVAGHSAAEWMERLATQVGWLAERAQKVRFGK; encoded by the coding sequence GTGACAGCCGCCGTGGATTCGCTCGATATACTCGCACAGGTCATCCGCGACCATTACGATTTGGGCCGCGTCGATAAACCGACGGTCATGCCCGCGGCGCACCAGCGGCGGCACCGGAAACTCATCGTCAATACGGCGATTGGGCAGTTCCTGTGCAAGACGTACAAGCGCGATCCGTTCGTGCTGGACGCGCTGCGGTTTCAGCACCGGTTGAGCGATCACCTCGCGACGAGCGGGATTCCAGTCGCCAAGATTCAGCGGACCAGCAAGGGCACGCGCATCGTCGAGATGAACACGTGGGCGCTCGAGCTGCAGGAATTCGTCGAAGGCGAACCGATGCTCGTGTCGAAGGAAACGCTGGCGATTTCGGCGGAGACGCTGGGGAAGTTTCACCAGGTGTGCCGCGACTTTCCGCGGCCCGAGCGCGACACCACGATGTGGCGGTTCAGCGAGGTGCCGCGCCAGGCGTTCGCGACGTTGTACGGTTTGGCGAAGCAAGAGGGCAACGTCGACGCCGTCAACCAGCACTGCAATCGGATCGCGCTGTTCTTGCGCGATGCGGGCGAGGCCCTGAGCCTGGACAATCGCGGGCGCTTCGAGACGGGGCTCATCCACGGCGATTGGCATAGCGGCAATCTGATTTTCAAAGGCCATCGATTGAGCGCGGTGGTCGATCTCGAGTTTGCCGGCGACGGGTGCTATCTCGAAGACCTGAGCTACGCCATTTCGAATCTGTGCGTGCGCACGACCATGCGGCCGGAACGTCTCGCGAAGCGCGTCGACGAATTGCTCGATCATTATCAGCGGTATCGGACGCTTTCGTATTACGAGGAGGCGGCGCTGTACTACGCCGTTGGCGTCAAGCACATCGCGACGGTCTCCTTCCAGATTCAGCAGCAAGGCTCCGTCGTGGCCGGCCATTCGGCGGCCGAATGGATGGAGCGGCTCGCCACCCAGGTGGGCTGGCTCGCCGAACGCGCGCAGAAGGTGCGATTCGGGAAGTAG
- a CDS encoding penicillin acylase family protein, with amino-acid sequence MKYVNLFAVIVAVVLSAVGCGPGGESAPGAAPAPPATTEPAQEPQTSPPSEEPATGNQVTIYRDTWGVPHIYAATDAAAAYGLGYAQAEDRLADIYANARIATGRAAEAFGAGEVRTDFAMQLVRNEEVARKSYEEAPDYLRELADSFAAGVDAYVAQHPEKKPEWALEFEPAHCSAIGRAMILRWPLGGVFDDLSKKEKREPVGRSNEWAVSPKRTATGGAILLTDPHVGWEGMQVFYEARVHGDKLHMNGFFLVGSPLLGFGHSNHVGWAPTTGGPDTSDVFEVKIDMSNLMKPKYELDGQWHEFKAGQMKVNVKGGEPKTQPRFETEFGPVFDVDLENKIAYVGASPYFEDAGLFEQTYRMLLAKNTDEFYEALGMLGLMEQNIMFADTSGNIRYVRNGRTPVRKPGFDWNAPVPASAESLWKDIHPIADLVQIDNPEQGYMQNCNISPINMMKNSPLTQDKYPAYIYNVTWDFNNPRSKRIINLLDADDSVTKEEALAYATDVYDILAKPWQEALAGAVESVGAERMKDETFAKVVKNIQEWNGEFLPESVATPVYKVWRMKCNDGVNLKAIVERQTLTPEEKSALLDKLAEAIDEMTKTYGSAETPWGEIYRVGRGGVYFPAPGADFGGSTDGINMSETLFDVRSSVDKENPGKYVADDGSQTTMLMFFSADGVESYTLCPWGQSGDPASKHYMDQGEQLYGKRIMKPTWWKKEDLLADPQNVESELTLELP; translated from the coding sequence ATGAAGTACGTAAATCTGTTCGCGGTAATCGTCGCGGTCGTGTTGTCGGCAGTTGGCTGTGGACCGGGCGGCGAATCGGCACCCGGCGCGGCACCCGCGCCGCCGGCAACGACCGAGCCCGCGCAGGAGCCTCAAACGAGTCCGCCGTCCGAGGAGCCCGCGACGGGGAACCAGGTCACCATCTACCGCGACACGTGGGGCGTGCCGCACATCTACGCGGCCACGGACGCGGCCGCCGCGTACGGTCTCGGTTACGCGCAGGCGGAGGATCGGCTTGCCGATATCTACGCGAACGCGCGCATTGCTACGGGCCGCGCGGCCGAAGCGTTCGGCGCGGGCGAGGTGCGTACGGATTTCGCGATGCAGCTCGTGCGCAACGAAGAGGTGGCGCGGAAGAGCTACGAAGAGGCGCCGGATTATTTGCGCGAACTCGCGGACAGTTTCGCCGCCGGAGTGGACGCGTATGTGGCGCAACACCCGGAGAAAAAGCCGGAATGGGCGCTCGAGTTCGAGCCGGCGCACTGCTCCGCGATCGGCCGCGCGATGATTCTGCGGTGGCCGCTGGGAGGGGTGTTCGACGATCTGAGCAAGAAGGAAAAGCGCGAGCCGGTGGGCCGGTCGAACGAGTGGGCCGTATCGCCCAAACGGACGGCGACGGGCGGCGCAATTCTGCTGACCGATCCGCACGTGGGCTGGGAAGGGATGCAGGTGTTTTACGAGGCGCGCGTACACGGCGACAAACTGCACATGAACGGGTTTTTCCTTGTGGGGTCTCCGCTGCTGGGATTCGGCCACTCGAACCACGTGGGTTGGGCGCCGACTACGGGCGGGCCGGACACGTCGGACGTGTTCGAGGTGAAGATCGACATGTCGAACCTGATGAAACCGAAGTACGAACTCGACGGCCAGTGGCATGAGTTCAAAGCCGGGCAGATGAAGGTGAACGTCAAGGGAGGCGAACCGAAAACGCAGCCCCGGTTCGAGACCGAATTCGGTCCGGTTTTTGACGTCGATCTGGAAAACAAGATCGCGTACGTCGGCGCGTCGCCGTACTTCGAGGATGCGGGGTTGTTCGAGCAGACGTACCGTATGCTGCTGGCGAAGAACACGGACGAGTTCTACGAGGCGCTTGGAATGCTCGGGTTGATGGAACAGAACATCATGTTCGCGGATACGTCCGGCAACATTCGGTACGTGCGCAACGGGCGCACGCCGGTGCGCAAGCCGGGATTTGATTGGAACGCGCCGGTGCCCGCCAGCGCGGAATCGTTGTGGAAGGACATCCATCCGATCGCGGACCTGGTTCAGATTGATAACCCCGAGCAGGGCTACATGCAGAACTGCAATATCAGCCCGATCAACATGATGAAGAATTCGCCCCTGACACAGGACAAATATCCCGCGTATATCTACAACGTGACGTGGGACTTCAACAATCCGCGCAGCAAGCGGATTATCAATTTGCTCGATGCGGACGATTCGGTCACGAAGGAAGAGGCCCTCGCGTATGCGACCGATGTCTACGACATTCTCGCGAAGCCGTGGCAGGAGGCGCTGGCCGGGGCGGTCGAGTCGGTCGGGGCGGAGCGCATGAAGGACGAGACGTTTGCCAAGGTCGTGAAGAACATCCAGGAATGGAACGGCGAGTTCCTGCCGGAGAGCGTCGCGACGCCGGTGTACAAGGTGTGGCGGATGAAGTGCAACGACGGCGTGAACCTGAAGGCGATCGTCGAGCGGCAAACGCTGACGCCCGAGGAGAAGTCGGCGCTGCTCGACAAGCTCGCGGAAGCGATTGACGAGATGACAAAGACGTACGGTTCGGCCGAGACGCCGTGGGGCGAAATCTATCGCGTGGGACGCGGCGGCGTGTATTTCCCCGCGCCCGGCGCGGACTTCGGCGGGTCGACGGACGGAATCAACATGTCCGAGACGTTGTTCGATGTGCGGAGCAGCGTGGACAAGGAGAACCCCGGGAAGTACGTCGCCGACGACGGGTCGCAAACCACGATGCTGATGTTTTTCAGCGCGGACGGCGTGGAGTCGTACACGCTATGCCCGTGGGGCCAAAGCGGCGATCCGGCGTCGAAGCACTATATGGACCAGGGCGAACAGCTCTATGGCAAGCGCATCATGAAACCGACGTGGTGGAAGAAGGAAGATTTGCTCGCCGACCCGCAAAACGTCGAATCGGAACTGACCCTGGAACTTCCGTGA
- a CDS encoding DUF4160 domain-containing protein gives MPEISRFFGIVVKMYYDDDNPPHFHAEYGGHTASIAIETLSIFAGSLPPRAAGLVVEWAAQHSEELWEDWRRAREMKPLLKIQPLESSAICVKFGLVHKFRFGNALDFTNSQSGVVAAAPHIVHTRSVWSARAAVAPVRRYFPNRTFCARSASQPTWVASRSIHSAAEWPATTEPCC, from the coding sequence GTGCCTGAGATCAGCCGCTTCTTCGGTATCGTCGTGAAGATGTACTACGATGACGACAATCCGCCCCATTTTCACGCGGAGTACGGCGGACACACGGCTTCGATAGCAATTGAAACCTTGTCGATTTTTGCCGGTTCACTGCCACCTCGTGCTGCGGGGCTTGTCGTCGAATGGGCAGCGCAGCATAGCGAGGAACTGTGGGAAGACTGGCGCCGGGCGCGAGAGATGAAACCCCTCCTGAAAATTCAGCCGCTGGAGTCATCGGCGATCTGTGTGAAGTTTGGCCTCGTTCACAAATTTCGATTTGGGAACGCGCTCGATTTCACGAACAGCCAAAGCGGCGTCGTTGCCGCCGCACCCCACATCGTCCACACGCGATCCGTGTGGTCCGCGCGAGCCGCCGTCGCTCCGGTGCGCCGCTACTTCCCGAATCGCACCTTCTGCGCGCGTTCGGCGAGCCAGCCCACCTGGGTGGCGAGCCGCTCCATCCATTCGGCCGCCGAATGGCCGGCCACGACGGAGCCTTGCTGCTGA
- a CDS encoding winged helix-turn-helix transcriptional regulator yields the protein MLNPLLFKALCEPMRVGLLARLTQMPQPATVSQIAACCPIDLSVVSRHLAVLRDCGILKAEKRGKEVFYSVRYNELAATLRAMAEAIEQCCPQEDSHERCCNA from the coding sequence GTGCTTAACCCATTGCTGTTTAAGGCGCTTTGCGAGCCGATGCGGGTGGGGTTGTTGGCGCGGTTGACGCAGATGCCGCAACCGGCGACGGTGTCGCAGATTGCCGCGTGCTGCCCCATCGATCTGTCGGTGGTGTCGCGGCACCTGGCGGTTCTGCGGGACTGCGGGATATTGAAAGCAGAGAAGCGGGGGAAGGAAGTTTTCTATTCGGTGCGGTACAACGAACTGGCGGCGACGCTGCGCGCGATGGCGGAGGCCATCGAGCAATGCTGCCCACAGGAGGATTCCCATGAGCGATGCTGCAACGCTTGA
- a CDS encoding exo-alpha-sialidase gives MISIVVAMTFFAELPGEPMLRADDAQHVKVYYEKGRFGGWPANHGMWIWGDEILVGYGRGYYKDLGATRHHIDREKPEEHWLARSVDGGVTWTHEHPAEKGFLIPRGNALHGTETPGLKIPALMELKDPIDFTHPDFAMTLRMESINSGNSRFEYSYDRGKTWSGPYKLPNFGAPGTAARTDYIVNGKRDAHIFLTVSKENKREGRVICARTTDGGVTWEKVGDIGPEPDGFAIMPSTLRISDNELLTTLRRRNGTFRWMTQWRSADNGRTWTQEKDPVEYLGEGNPPMLNKLSDGRLCLTYGFRAYPYSIRARLSSDNGKTWGPQIVLREDGTDRDIGYVRSVVRPDGKLVTTYYISDEETGPERYIGATIWDPNKLSEITSGDVSRQAGF, from the coding sequence ATGATCTCGATAGTTGTCGCAATGACGTTTTTTGCCGAACTCCCCGGCGAGCCGATGTTGCGCGCGGATGACGCGCAGCACGTGAAGGTGTATTACGAGAAGGGGCGGTTTGGCGGGTGGCCGGCGAACCACGGGATGTGGATTTGGGGCGACGAGATTCTCGTCGGGTACGGGCGCGGGTACTACAAAGACCTCGGCGCGACGCGGCACCATATCGATCGCGAGAAGCCCGAGGAACATTGGCTCGCGCGCAGCGTCGATGGCGGCGTGACGTGGACGCATGAGCACCCCGCCGAGAAGGGGTTTCTCATCCCGCGCGGCAACGCCTTGCACGGCACGGAAACGCCGGGTCTGAAAATTCCGGCGCTGATGGAATTGAAGGACCCGATCGACTTCACGCATCCCGATTTCGCGATGACGCTGCGAATGGAAAGCATCAACTCGGGCAACTCGCGGTTCGAGTACTCCTACGATCGCGGCAAGACATGGAGCGGGCCGTACAAGCTGCCAAACTTCGGAGCGCCCGGCACCGCCGCGCGCACGGACTATATCGTGAACGGCAAGCGCGACGCGCACATCTTCCTGACCGTTTCAAAGGAGAACAAACGCGAAGGCCGCGTCATCTGCGCGCGCACGACGGACGGCGGCGTGACATGGGAAAAAGTAGGGGACATCGGGCCGGAACCGGACGGGTTTGCGATCATGCCGTCAACGCTGCGCATTTCGGATAACGAATTACTGACAACGCTGCGCCGGCGCAACGGCACGTTCCGCTGGATGACGCAGTGGCGCAGTGCGGACAACGGCAGGACGTGGACGCAGGAGAAGGACCCCGTCGAATACCTGGGCGAGGGCAATCCGCCGATGCTGAACAAGCTATCGGACGGGCGCCTATGCCTCACGTACGGATTCCGCGCGTATCCCTACAGCATCCGCGCGCGGTTGAGCAGCGACAATGGAAAGACTTGGGGCCCGCAAATCGTCTTGCGCGAAGACGGCACGGACCGCGATATCGGCTACGTGCGCAGCGTCGTGCGCCCCGACGGCAAACTCGTGACGACCTACTACATCAGCGACGAGGAAACCGGTCCCGAACGTTACATCGGCGCGACAATCTGGGACCCGAACAAGCTATCGGAAATTACAAGCGGCGACGTAAGCCGGCAGGCCGGTTTCTAG
- a CDS encoding DUF2442 domain-containing protein has protein sequence MPRVSKVEVLDGYRIDLTFDDGTRGVVDLADLAGKGVFSAWRDRENFEQVGIGTSGELVWGKDVDLCPDSLYLKVTGKQPAEVFPLLDHDHAGA, from the coding sequence ATGCCAAGAGTCTCGAAAGTCGAAGTGCTTGACGGGTACAGGATAGATCTGACGTTTGACGATGGCACGCGCGGGGTTGTGGACTTGGCGGACCTCGCCGGTAAGGGTGTCTTTTCCGCTTGGCGGGACCGGGAGAATTTCGAGCAAGTTGGTATTGGGACTTCAGGCGAGTTGGTCTGGGGCAAAGACGTTGACCTGTGCCCCGACTCACTGTATTTGAAGGTCACCGGGAAGCAGCCAGCAGAGGTGTTCCCATTGCTGGATCACGACCACGCGGGTGCCTGA